The region TTTTCTTGACAGATGGATACAATTGTTGATGGCATGATTTTGATCGTTATATATGGAGTGTTTTTTGTGATGTTTTGGTTTGATTCTGGTCTAGTTTTATGTTTCTGTGATCGTGTTTAAGATTGATGAACTGCATTTTTAAGTTCATCATCTTGAGTTGGTAGAACTTTGTTAATGTTTCTCAAAATACAGTTGAACAGACCCAGCCAAGTTTATTACGCCATTTGCAAATGATAACATAATAGTACTATGTGAATTAATTTGTATATGCTCTGTTAGTAAGAGTGAgcaaaaaaaatcgaaaaccgaATCGAAACCCGAtcgaattttgaaatttgattcggttattttttggattttggttcggttcgattttatttttagaaaattttggtTTATCGACTGGGCATATTAGTACTTGTATTGCCTGAAGAAGACAGTGGGACACTGCTTTTggtgttttatttttttgcatcAAAATCTGTCTTATTATAGGATTTGGACAGAAAAAATTGGTAGGTGATCTCGAGGAGGTTGGGCTTACTTACCCTCTgcatatactactaatattcgCTTCAGCTTTTTTCCTGTTTCATTACAAGTAAACTTCACATCTTTATTTGGCCCTCTAAACCACTAATCCATGTCTCACGGACATAATTCCATTAATCATAGCAATTAAACTCGAATCCAACTAATTTAAGCTATATAATAATTATGTCATTTAATATTATGAGAAGTCGAAGaatatacataaaattataatattaaaatgtagGTAACAAATGTTGGTGGTAGTGGAAGTCTTAAGTAATGATCAGTTTGATGGTGGAAACAATAATCGCCAAAAGCGTGGTATGTTTCCAGTGATAACTTTTAGCACTTTTGAATCATTATTGGGCTCCAGCCcaaaataatcataataaattgaagaagtaaaaagtaaaaaatcaaGCCATATAATAATTGAGCTTCATCATTATTAGAGTGGATAAAATGACTTAATCAGTTAATTAAACATGAAAAATCTCCCCATTATTGCGTTATTGAACAGAAGAATTAATCTTATAATTATATCGATCACTATAATGATTGCGGATTTTTTATGGGTTGATGGATCTAAAGTGGGATCTGTAGTAAGAATTATTGATtgatataaaaatatttcttttctcATCAATCTACAGTACCATTAGAATATTTCTAGTAATAATTGCACGCCATCGTGCCCTACCCTAACAAAAGCAATaaaaacaaagataaaaaacaaataaagcatCGAATAGTTTATCGGGGCACTCGACATGATATTTGCACTGTCATGATTCTTAAAACTTTGTTTTATCatgtactccctcagtcccggataattcgtctcactttgaccgggcacggattttaagaaatgtaatgaaaagtgagttgaaaaagttagtggaatgcgggtcctacttttatatattagttttatagtaaaatgtgagtatgaatgagttagtggaatatgtggtccactataaaaaatggtaaaagtgaaatgtgacaaattatgtgggacggatcgaaatagaaaaatgagacaaattatccgggacgaagggagtactattgtttcaataattttatttccttttctagATCAAGATATTAGATAGTACTagctagtactattatttaatgaTCAAATAGGTTCTTTTCTACATGAGGTGTAGTATTAGATTAGTACtgatactagtagtatttttgaGATCAAATGTTTAAGTTACATCTTACCAATAcagtatttttttaagatttagTTTGTAATGTTTGTTAGTACCTATATTTTCACGAATTTCCATCATTATTGAACAAAACTCTATCAAAACTTTGAATCATAGTACTATAGGAAAGGCCAGCATGCTAATGAGATAATTAATTGTCTTACTACCACAAATATATTTCCACTTCAATAAATCTTTAAGTAATACTCCTAATTACTTATAATAATAATGCTAGTAATAATTTTGTACctgataattaaaaaaacacaagcTAAAAACACAGATATGTGAAAGATGCTTTAGCAATGGGAAAACTTGGTCTGTATACACATTGATGAAAGCAATAGCGATGTGTCAATTTCCAACAATTGTTCAAACCAACAAAAAAAGCAAAAGCTCTCACAAGATGTTcctcccatatctttcatagATTATTGTGATGTTTTAAAGGAGCCAAAATATTTCTTTCTCTCCTCACTAAGCTACAAAACCAATCAaactcacaaaaaaaaaaaaaaaagcgaCAACGAGAATATATCTTTAGTTGTCACTCCCTTTATTAAAGAAAAGCCCTTCCTTTTGAATTCAAACTTCCCCTCTCATTACAATCTTGCATAAAACCACCTCCTCACTCCATCACATTCTTGTTtcactcctctctctctctccaaaaacCATAATTCCTTGCTTCTACCAAAATAgttcaatattaaaaaaaatgtcacaACCAATTGATGCATATCCAAATCCAGAGATGACTGATCAAGCAAGCCCTTCGCGCTCCAACGGCTCGTTCGGGCCAGTTTTTGCGGTGTTGGctgtgattgtggtgatatcgGCGGTGGCGTGCGTGTTGGGGCGGCTAAGCAGCAAGCGGAGCCACCacacgaagaagaagaaggcggAGCACGACCACCCGGCCAAGGGGAGCAAGGGCCTCCCTAAAGAGTGGGAGTCTAAGCAGAAACCCTTGGATATCGAATTCGGATTTGATAAGAGAATGCCGCCAAAGAATGGAGGAGGGAAGCCGAAGCAGCCGCATCAAAATGGGGGACATAATAAACCAGTAGATATCAGATTTTCAAACAatgtttaaattttaatagtgaTTGGATGCGCATGGGCAGGGGGTATACTTGGtggtagtactactattatagtAGTAGAAGTACTGGTATTATTTTGGGTTTCAAAATCTCATGGTTAAGTTCTGGCTTAATTAGTTTTCAAGTGTCTTTGTGCAAGTTGTGGACTAAATTTCCAAAGAATGGTCAAAGTTTAATGAATGTATATGAAGGGTTTTAAGGAATTACGGAGTAAGTACTGAAAAGAAAGACACAAAgccataattgtgaaagcaaGAATAAAGATATCCGAGAATAGAATGAGAATCTGAAGGCTACTGTTTCATTGATTTGTTGATATTGAATACAAGCAGCTATATATACTAGAGTATGGAACAATCTAGATCTCTCAAACAATTCTGATTACACAACTAAACACACTTAAGAATCTAATCCTAACAAACTGCCGTGCTCCTCATTCCTTGTAGCAACACGTCCTTGAACGTACGGGAGTGGTCCCATGCTTTATAAGCAACAGCTGGACATGAtgccgaactcccttctcggctcataaCCGAACTCCGGCGTGCATCTTTCTTTCCagccgaactcccttctcggctcataaccgaactcccttctcggctcataaCCGAACTCGGACGAACTGCAGAGTGCGGAGCCGAGGACGAACTCGGACGGACTGCAGAGTGCGGAGCCGAGGACGAACTCGGACGTTCAATCTCAACACTTCTAACATCCCCCCTCAACCTGAGGGAGGCTAGAGAAACTACGCCGAGTTTTTCTCTTAGCTTCATGAAAGGTTGCAGACTTAGAGGCTTAGTAAATATGTCCGCTATTTGATCCTGTGTAGGAACATGCCGCAGATCTAAATCCTTGTTTAAAACCTTGTCTCTAACAAAATGAACATCAAGTTCAATGTGCTTGGTTCTAGCATGCAAAACGGGGTTGGATGCAAGAGCAATAGCACTGAGATTATCAACCCATATGACTGGAGCAGATTTAATAGGTAGTTTCAGCTCATGCAGTGTTGAGTGGAGCCAAGCAACCTCAGCAGCGGTGTGAGCTAAACTCCTGTACTCAGCTTCTGTACTGGAACGAGCCACGACGGTTTGTTTCTTGACACACCATGATATGAGACTTCTCCCAAAATACGTGCAAAAACCAGTGGTCGACCTTCTATCATCAATGTCTGAGGCCCAGTCAGAATCAGAAAATGCAGAGAGAAGTCCATTCGATACTTGAATTTGAATCCCATAATCTATGGTGCCTGAAAGATACCTCAATATCCTCTTAACAGCTTTCCAATGAGGATCAAGAGGGAAAGCCATATATTGACTAACTTTGTTTACAGCATAATTGATGTCGGGCCGGGTGATAGCAGCATATTGGAGAGCACCCACGATACTCCTATAAAGCTTAGCATTAGATACAGGCTCACCAATAATCTTGCTGAGTTCACAAGTGGAAATCATGGGTGTAGGACAGCCCTTAGCTCCAGACATGTTGGCCTTCTTCAGAAGATCCCTGATATAAGTTGACTGACAAAGATGCAAACCAAAGTCAGTTCTAACAACCTCAACTCCAAGAAAAAGGCTGACTTCACCAAGGTCTTTAAGAGAAAAATGAGTATTAAGCTGAGAAATGACACTTTTTATAGTGTTAGGACAACTGCCTGTGacaagcatatcatccacataaatcAAGATATAAATGGTCTCTGATTCTGACTTTCTAATGAACATAGAGGCATCTGCTCTGGATTGAGTGAATCCTAGAGAAATGAGTACAGAGTGTATAGTGAAGAACCAAGCCCTTGAAGCTTGCTTAAGCCCGTAGATAGCTTTGTTCAGCTTGCAAACAAGATGTGAACCACCCTGCTCAAATCCCTGAGGCTGCCTCATGTATATATCCTCTTTCAACTCTCCATTAAGAAAAGCATTGTTCACATCTAAATGAGTAATTCCCCAG is a window of Salvia splendens isolate huo1 chromosome 3, SspV2, whole genome shotgun sequence DNA encoding:
- the LOC121794720 gene encoding uncharacterized protein LOC121794720, whose protein sequence is MSQPIDAYPNPEMTDQASPSRSNGSFGPVFAVLAVIVVISAVACVLGRLSSKRSHHTKKKKAEHDHPAKGSKGLPKEWESKQKPLDIEFGFDKRMPPKNGGGKPKQPHQNGGHNKPVDIRFSNNV